A portion of the Escherichia marmotae genome contains these proteins:
- the sopA gene encoding plasmid-partitioning protein SopA — protein sequence MKLMETLNQCINAGHEMTKAIAIAQFNDDSPEARKITRRWRIGEAADLVGVSSQAVRDAEKAGRLPHPDMEIRGRVEQRVGYTIEQINHMRDVFGTRLRRAEDVFPPVIGVAAHKGGVYKTSVSVHLAQDLALKGLRVLLVEGNDPQGTASMYHGWVPDLHIHAEDTLLPFYLGEKDDVTYAIKPTCWPGLDIIPSCLALHRIETELMGKFDEGKLPTDPHLMLRLAIETVAHDYDVIVIDSAPNLGIGTINVVCAADVLIVPTPAELFDYTSALQFFDMLRDLLKNVDLKGFEPDVRILLTKYSNSNGSQSPWMEEQIRDAWGSMVLKNVVRETDEVGKGQIRMRTVFEQAIDQRSSTGAWRNALSIWEPVCNEIFDRLIKPRWEIR from the coding sequence ATGAAACTCATGGAAACACTTAACCAGTGCATAAACGCTGGTCATGAAATGACGAAGGCTATCGCCATTGCACAGTTTAATGATGACAGCCCGGAAGCGAGGAAAATCACTCGGCGCTGGAGAATAGGTGAAGCAGCGGATTTAGTTGGGGTTTCTTCTCAGGCTGTCAGAGATGCCGAGAAAGCAGGGCGACTACCGCACCCGGATATGGAAATTCGAGGACGGGTTGAGCAACGTGTTGGTTATACAATTGAACAAATTAATCATATGCGTGATGTGTTTGGTACGCGACTGCGACGTGCTGAAGACGTATTTCCACCGGTGATCGGGGTTGCTGCCCATAAAGGTGGCGTTTACAAAACCTCAGTTTCTGTTCATCTTGCTCAGGATCTGGCTCTGAAGGGGCTACGTGTTTTGCTCGTGGAAGGTAACGACCCCCAGGGAACAGCCTCAATGTATCACGGATGGGTACCAGATCTTCATATTCATGCAGAAGACACTCTCCTACCTTTCTATCTTGGGGAAAAGGACGATGTCACTTATGCAATAAAGCCCACTTGCTGGCCGGGGCTTGACATTATTCCTTCCTGTCTGGCTCTGCACCGTATTGAAACTGAGTTAATGGGCAAATTTGATGAAGGTAAATTGCCCACCGATCCACACCTGATGCTCCGACTGGCCATTGAAACTGTTGCTCATGACTATGATGTCATAGTTATTGACAGCGCGCCTAACCTGGGTATCGGCACGATTAATGTCGTATGTGCTGCTGATGTGCTGATTGTCCCCACGCCTGCTGAGTTGTTTGACTACACCTCCGCACTGCAGTTTTTCGATATGCTTCGTGATCTGCTCAAGAACGTTGATCTTAAAGGGTTCGAGCCTGATGTACGTATTTTGCTTACCAAATACAGCAATAGTAATGGCTCTCAGTCCCCGTGGATGGAGGAGCAAATTCGGGATGCCTGGGGAAGCATGGTTCTAAAAAATGTTGTACGTGAAACGGATGAAGTTGGGAAAGGTCAGATCCGGATGAGAACTGTTTTTGAACAGGCCATTGATCAACGCTCTTCAACTGGCGCCTGGAGAAATGCTCTTTCTATTTGGGAACCTGTCTGCAATGAAATTTTCGATCGTCTGATTAAACCACGCTGGGAGATTAGATAA
- a CDS encoding ParB/RepB/Spo0J family plasmid partition protein → MKRAPVIAKHTLNTQPIEDTSSSTPAAPMVDSLIARVGAMARGNAITLPVCGRDVKFTLEVLRGDSVEKSSRVWSGNERDQELLTEDALDDLIPSFLLTGQQTPAFGRRVSGVIEIADGSRRRKAAALTESDYRVLVGELDDEQMAALSRLGNDYRPTSAYERGQRYTSRLQNEFAGNISALADAENISRKIITRCINTAKLPKSVVALFSHPGELSARSGDALQKAFTDKEELLKQQASNLHEQKKAGVIFEAEEVITLLTSVLKTSSASRTSLSSRHQFAPGATVLYKGDKMVLNLDRSRVPTECIEKIEAILKKLEKPAP, encoded by the coding sequence ATGAAACGTGCGCCTGTCATTGCAAAACATACTCTCAATACTCAACCGATTGAAGATACTTCGTCATCGACGCCAGCTGCCCCGATGGTGGATTCGTTAATTGCGCGCGTAGGAGCAATGGCTCGCGGTAATGCCATTACTTTGCCTGTATGTGGTCGGGATGTGAAGTTTACTCTTGAAGTGCTCCGGGGGGATAGTGTTGAGAAGAGCTCTCGGGTATGGTCAGGTAATGAACGTGACCAGGAGCTGCTTACTGAGGATGCACTGGATGATCTCATCCCTTCTTTTCTACTAACTGGTCAGCAGACACCGGCGTTCGGTCGAAGAGTGTCTGGTGTCATAGAAATTGCCGATGGGAGTCGCCGTCGTAAAGCTGCTGCACTTACCGAAAGTGATTATCGTGTTCTGGTTGGCGAGCTGGATGATGAGCAGATGGCTGCATTGTCCAGATTGGGTAACGATTATCGCCCAACAAGTGCTTATGAACGTGGTCAGCGTTATACAAGCCGATTGCAGAATGAATTTGCTGGAAATATTTCTGCGCTGGCTGACGCGGAAAACATTTCACGTAAGATTATTACCCGTTGTATCAATACAGCCAAATTGCCTAAATCAGTTGTTGCTCTTTTTTCTCACCCCGGTGAACTATCTGCCCGGTCAGGTGATGCACTTCAAAAAGCCTTTACAGATAAAGAAGAATTACTTAAGCAGCAGGCATCTAACCTTCACGAGCAGAAAAAAGCTGGGGTGATATTTGAAGCTGAAGAAGTTATCACTCTTTTAACTTCTGTGCTTAAAACGTCATCTGCATCAAGAACTAGTTTAAGCTCACGACATCAGTTTGCTCCTGGAGCGACAGTATTGTATAAGGGAGATAAAATGGTGCTTAACCTGGACAGGTCTCGTGTTCCTACTGAGTGTATAGAGAAAATTGAAGCCATTCTTAAGAAACTTGAAAAGCCAGCACCCTGA